From Deinococcus radiotolerans, one genomic window encodes:
- a CDS encoding DUF6428 family protein, translated as MTQATPISGLSEHTTTDALITALRTLPQRPLQFHLHGELLVPAGYHVTEIKAVTIEAMDCGGKANAWRETVIQLMDGSAEEAKAGFMTNHKFLAIYDRVVKHIPVRDHAEVRFEYGNANTPALQYHVTHVDLQPDVITVHLRTPGVQCKAGDACGTPTDTSDGCEPASGCCASQAPITLT; from the coding sequence ATGACCCAGGCGACGCCCATCTCCGGCCTCAGCGAGCACACCACCACGGATGCCCTGATCACCGCCCTGCGCACGCTGCCCCAACGGCCCCTCCAGTTCCACCTGCACGGCGAACTCCTCGTCCCCGCGGGCTACCACGTCACCGAGATCAAGGCCGTCACCATCGAAGCCATGGACTGCGGCGGGAAGGCCAACGCCTGGCGGGAGACGGTCATTCAGCTGATGGATGGCAGCGCTGAGGAAGCCAAGGCCGGGTTCATGACCAACCACAAGTTCCTGGCCATCTACGACCGCGTGGTAAAGCACATCCCCGTGCGTGATCACGCTGAAGTTCGCTTCGAGTATGGGAATGCCAACACCCCGGCCCTGCAGTACCACGTCACCCACGTCGACCTTCAACCCGACGTGATCACCGTGCACCTGCGCACCCCCGGCGTGCAGTGCAAGGCGGGGGACGCCTGCGGGACGCCCACCGACACCAGTGACGGCTGTGAGCCCGCTTCCGGCTGCTGCGCCTCCCAGGCGCCCATCACCCTCACCTGA
- a CDS encoding ArsR/SmtB family transcription factor, protein MDFDGTAAVFKALGDVHRLQALHFLATADPGCCSTGQGVCTCDVQERLGLSQPTTSHHMKILVDAGLVTSEKRGRWTYYTLSAQGLHLARTAVTALLAAVPQPQKEAV, encoded by the coding sequence ATGGACTTCGATGGAACAGCAGCGGTGTTCAAAGCGCTGGGCGACGTGCACCGCCTCCAGGCCCTGCACTTCCTCGCCACCGCCGACCCCGGCTGCTGCTCCACCGGGCAGGGCGTCTGCACCTGCGACGTCCAGGAGCGGCTCGGCCTGAGTCAGCCCACCACCAGTCACCACATGAAGATCCTCGTCGACGCCGGCCTCGTCACGAGCGAGAAGCGCGGCAGATGGACGTACTACACCCTCAGCGCTCAGGGCCTGCACCTCGCCCGCACCGCCGTCACCGCCCTGCTGGCCGCCGTGCCACAGCCCCAGAAGGAGGCCGTATGA
- a CDS encoding YeeE/YedE family protein, whose product MPGVTDAPVARVTGGLLVYLLMGVYFGVVLIKSEAASWYRIQEMFRFESIHMYGLIGSAVLTGLLTTWLLRRSGVRSLDGQAITVTPKERSWERYVLGGATFGIGWGLAGVCPGPIFTLLGAGVWPMFVVLAFALIGTWLYGALRKHLPH is encoded by the coding sequence ATGCCGGGCGTGACGGACGCGCCGGTCGCGCGGGTGACGGGTGGACTGCTCGTGTACCTGCTGATGGGCGTGTACTTTGGCGTGGTGCTGATCAAGTCCGAGGCGGCCAGCTGGTACCGCATTCAGGAGATGTTCCGCTTCGAGTCGATCCACATGTACGGCCTGATCGGCTCGGCCGTGCTGACCGGGCTCCTCACCACCTGGCTGCTGCGGCGCAGTGGCGTGCGGAGCCTGGACGGCCAGGCGATCACGGTGACACCGAAGGAACGCAGCTGGGAGCGCTACGTGCTGGGCGGCGCGACGTTCGGGATTGGGTGGGGCTTGGCGGGCGTGTGCCCCGGGCCGATCTTCACCCTGCTCGGCGCGGGTGTATGGCCGATGTTCGTCGTGCTGGCGTTCGCGCTGATCGGCACGTGGCTCTACGGCGCGCTCCGCAAACACCTGCCTCACTAA